The Corynebacterium auriscanis genome includes the window TCGGGGTCAGCCCATCTAGCACCACCCGTGGAGTGTCGTTGATCAGGTCTTCATATTCCTGGAGTTGCTCATGGGTCACCGTGGCAAGATCGGTGCCTTTCGGAATGAATCGGCGTAGCTCGGCATTAATATTCTCGTTACTCGGCCGCTGCCATGGGGAGTGCGGATCGCAGAAGTAGAGCTTCAACCCCTCAAAATGTTCGGCCAGCTGACCACTGGCAGCCATTTCCGCGCCCTGATCCCAGGTCAGGGTCTGGACGCGACGGTCTGGGGCGATAGCCATCTGGTTGATCTGCCCGAGCATGTCTTTCAACGCGGTGACCACGGTCTGGGACGTGTGATCGGTGGTTAACAACCTGGCCATGAACAACCGGCTATGCCGTTCTATCAAGGTGATGATCGCGTGCTTTCCACCCTGAGCGCCTCACACGAGATCACCTTCCCAATGCCCTGGCACCGCCCGGTCAGCAGCGTGTGGTGGGCGGGTGGAATATTGTCGCGCCATGAACCCATGGTTTCGCCCCGCGCCCGCGAGTCGGTAGCTTCGAGCGGGGTCGTCGTCCTGTGCGACCTGATCGAAAGGGCGTAGTCGACGGTTAACTCATGGCGTAGCCCACCAGCTGCTTGGACGTAGAGGGCTTGGTACATCGTTTCGTGTGACAAGGTCAACTCCTGATGAATGCCGGATAAACGTTTCAGCCTAGCTACAATACGTTTCGGTGAGACCTGCCGGTTCAAGCAGTCGAATGACGATACGTCGTAACGTGGTATGAGCATCAAGTTTTCGCGGTTTCGGGCGTTTGGCTGCATCGATGCTGCGTTGCTGGGCTATCAGTGGGTGATACACCCCGTCGATACTGTTGCGGGTTACCTCGCGGCTGATCACGCTGGGATGCCTGCCGAGTTGTCGGGCGGTGCGGCGGATGGAATAACTCTGATCTAGGCAAAACTTGATGTAGACCCGGTCGAACGCGGTTAAGCGCATACCCCGGCCGACTTTGACTGTCGCTGGCTGATAATTCACCACCACGGGGTCTACTGACAACACAATGGGTTGATCACGGTTACTTGTCGACGATACCGACGGGCGGGACACAGGCATGACAGAATTATGTACCCACCGGTACACGGTAACTGGGTGGACACCAGTTCTGGCGGCAATATCGTGATCACTTCGCCCAGCACATGCTAAGAACATGACCATCATCTGCGTGGCTGTCTTGTGGGTGGCAAGACCACCACCACGTCCCCGCGCAAGGCGCGCACCTTGGCTTGTGATGTAGTCCCGCAACGCACGGTCGGTACAGCCAGTGGCTTGGGCTGCGTGCAGTGCGCTGTAGCGGTGGTTCGCGATCAGGTCGAAAGCAGCAACAACAGCAGGATCGGGAGTGTAGGACATCATCAACACCTCATGAACAAATCAGGGTGTTGCATTCACCACTAGACCCCACCACGCGTTTTTGTTCGACTTCTGCTGCACATTTTGCATGCTGTGGGGCAGCGTGTCCGGTGGCGGGCACTTCGCTCCGCGTGGTTCGTTCTCGGGGTGCGTGGGGCCAGCGTGTCCGGTGGCGGGCACTTCGCTCCGCGGTGTTTGTTCCCGGGGTGCGGGGGCCAGCTTGATTTTCCAGCTCGTCGCAGCGAGCCATACCGTTACTCACGACCCCAAAAAAATTTTGCGCGGGAAACCGAAATTCGGCCCGCCCCTCGCAGTTGCGTGCCACGATGATGATTATGACGAATTCCGGTGCCAATTCTCACAAACAGTTCCCCGAATCCGCCGATACTCCATCTGTGCCCCGTTACGCGCAAGCTCCCCGAGCGCAAACGCTTCCGCAATATGATCTTTTCACACGGGCCATGGCCGTCGGAAGCAGGGCGATGACCGCGCTCCCTGCGCCTCTTTTGAAACTAGCTGGGACACGCACGAACCGCGATGGCAATGTCTTAGACTCTGACATCGCCCTCACCCTCAAAGTCCTCGGAATCATTCACAGCAAACAATATTGGGAGGTGACCATTGATGAAGCTCGTCAAATGATCGATGACGAAGCTTTCATGGGAGCAGGAAATACGCTTCCCGTAGGAAGCGTGACGGAGCACGACGTGCGGGGAGTGCGCGTTCGCCACTACCGACCCCAGGGGGCGGAATCCCCTGATCGAGCTCAAGCGACCGTTGTTTACTTCCACGGCGGCGGGTGGACCCTCGGCTCGCTGGATTCCCATGATTCGACCTGCCGCTGGATCTGCAACCGGGCAGAAGTAGCGGTACTGTCCGTGGATTATCGCCTCGCACCCGAGCACCGTTTCCCCGCGGGGTTTGACGATGCTTATGCGGTCGTGGATGCTGCCATGTCCACAGGGGAAATCGCTGGCGTGGATTCGCAAAGGATCGCGGTGGCGGGGGATTCCGCCGGCGGTAACTTCGCTGCAGCGGTTTGTTTGCGGCGTCGAGATGAAAAGAAACCCCAGCCGGCCCTGCAGGTACTGATCGTGCCTGTGACCAACTTGGCACAACCCCGATCGGAGAGTTACCACGAGTTTTCCGAAGGGCTTTTCCTCACCAGCGAGCAGATGGATTGGTACGAAAAACAGTACCTCGGGCCAGATGGCGATCGCCAGAATCCCTACGTATCCCCACTTTTGGCGGCCGATGTGGCGGGTGTGGCACCGGCAAATGTGGCGGTCGCGGGCTTTGATCCCCTGCGCGATGAGGGCGAAGCCTACGCAAGGAGGCTGGCGGAGCACGGGGTGCCAGTTACACTGCGACGCCACGCGGGCCTCGTTCACCCATTCGCGAACTCGACGGGGATTTGGTCTGGCGCTCGGCGTGCCATGGATGAAGCGGTGGGAGCTATCCGTTTCGCGCTGCAAGTTTAAGCCGGACCAAGGGACAAATGCGCGTGATCGAGGCAGGTGTATAACGCTTTCCGGTCAATCCCGGCTGTGCAGTGGTGTGTTAGCTGACGAGCTGCAGGGGATGTCCGTACTGTCTACTACACTGGTTCACCGTGAGTGAAAATAGTGAAAACCGTGCGTCCGAGGCCACCGCTGTGCGTGGCACCATTGGTCCAGATCGTTCTGGAGCCCTGCCCAAGGCATGGGACCCATCGATCGTAGAGACAACCCTCTACAACGGCTGGGTTGAGGCCGGTTATTTCACGGCGGATACCAGCAGCGATAAGCCCCCTTTCAGCATTGTTCTGCCACCACCAAACGTGACCGGGCAATTGCACATGGGCCACGCTTTGGACCACACCCTGATGGATGCCATGGCCCGCCGCAAACGCATGCAGGGTTATGAGGTTTTGTGGTTGCCTGGTTCTGACCACGCGGGCATCGCTACCCAAACCAAGGTGGAAGCCACACTCAAGGAAACCGAAGGCAAAGATCGCTTCGACTACGGTCGTGAAGAATTCATTGAGCGCGTGTGGAAGTGGAAGTACCAGTACGGCGATGTTATCTCTAGCCAAATGCGCGCTGTTGGTGACTCCGTCGACTGGTCCCGCGAGCGTTTCACTTTGGACGACGGGCTGTCCCGTGCGGTGCAGACCATGTTTAAGGAACTGTACGACAAGGGATTGATTTACCGCGCCAACCGAATGGTGAACTGGTCGCCAGTACTACAAACTGCCATATCCGACATCGAGGTTGTGTACTCCGATGACGAGGGTGAGTTGGTGAGCATTCGCTACGGTTCTTTGGATGACAACGAACCACACGTGGTCGTTGCCACCACCCGTGTGGAAACGATGCTGGGAGATGTGGCTGTGGCCGTGCACCCAGACGACGAGCGGTATGCGGACATGGTTGGCACCAGCCTGCCACACCCATTCTTGCCTGATCGCCAGATGGTAATCGTGGCCGATGATTACGTGGATCCGGAATTCGGTACCGGTGCGGTGAAGATCACGCCTGCACACGACCCGAATGACTTTGCGCTGGGGCAGCGCCACAACCTGCCAATGCCAATCGTTATGAACGAAACCGGCCATATTGCGGATACCGGCACAGAATTCGACGGCATGGATCGTTACGAAGCCCGTGAGAAGATTCGCTTGGCTCTCGAGGAACAGGGCAGGATTGTGGAACGCAAGTTCCCTTACATCCACTCTGTGGGTCACTCCGAGCGCAGCCACGAAGCGATCGAACCTAGGTTGTCCCTGCAATGGTGGGTGAAGGTGGATGAGCTGGCCAAGATGGCTGGCGATGCCATTCGCAGTGGTGACACCGTGATTCACCCTAAGTCTCAAGAGCCCCGTTGGTTTGACTGGGTCGATGACATGCACGATTGGTGCATTAGTCGTCAGCTGTGGTGGGGGCACCGCATCCCGATTTGGTACGGTCCTGATGGTGAAATTGTCTGCTGTGGTCCCGATGATGAGCCCCCCACGGGTGAGGGCTGGACACAGGACGAAGATGTCCTAGACACCTGGTTCAGTTCCGGCCTGTGGCCATTTTCCACCATGGGTTGGCCCGAAAAGACCCCGGAGCTGGAGAAATTCTATCCCACCTCTGTGCTGGTGACCGGGTACGATATCTTGTTCTTCTGGGTAGCGCGCATGATGATGTTCGCAACCTTCGCGGACAGTTTGGGTACTTCCGTATTAGGCGAAACCAATGGCGGTGAAGGCCATGCCACCCGTACCGATGGTGCAGTGGCTAACGCAGACCACGGGGATCGCCCTCAGATCCCTTTCAAGGACGTGTTCTTGCACGGCTTGGTCCGTGACGAAAAGGGCCGCAAAATGTCCAAGTCCTTGGGCAACGGTATCGATCCGATGGATTGGGTGCGGGACTATGGTGCGGATGCTCTGCGCTTCACGCTTGCTCGCGGTGCCAACCCAGGTTCCGACTTGCCCGTTGGCGAGGATTCTGCGCAGTCGTCCCGCAACTTCGCCACCAAGTTGTTCAATGCAACCAAGTTCGCATTGATGAATGGTGCTCAGGTGGGGCAACTACCGGCCCGCGAGGAACTTACCGATGCTGACCGATGGATTCTGGACCGCCTGGAGCAAGTGCGTGCGCTAGTTGATGACGCCCTGGATCGTTACGAATTCTCCTTGGCTAACGAGAACCTATACAAGTTCGCCTGGGGCGAATTGTGCGACTGGTACCTAGAAATCGCCAAGGTACAGATCCCCCGCGATTGGGATGTGGCAACGGCGGATGAGGTTCAACGGGGCATCAATACCCAGTTAGTGCTGGGCCGTGTGCTGGATGCCGTCCTGCGCCTGCTGCACCCTGCGATGCCATTTGTCACGGAGACCCTGTGGAAGAGCTTGACCAATGGCGCCGAGGGTTACCCTGCTTCCCTGGTCATCGCTCCATGGCCTGGCCAGGAACTCACCAATGGCGGTGCAGAGGCCGACCACGTGGCGGCGCGCCGCATCGATGACATGGTGAAGCTAGTGACCGAGCTGCGCCGGTTCCGTTCAGACCAGGGCGTCAAGCCAACTCAAAAGGTGCCAGCACGAATGGACTTTGCCGCAGCAGATTTGGCGGAGCTCGAACCTGCGACCCGCTCGTTAGTGAAGCTGCAGCAGCCAGCTGAGGACTTTAGGGCAACAGCGTCCATCGAGGTGCGCCTATCCCAGGCAACGATCACCGTGGAGCTCGATACCTCGGGCACGGTGGATATCGCCGCTGAGCGCAAGCGCTTAGAGAAGGATCTCGCCGCAGCGCAAAAGGAACTGGACAATGCAGCTAAGAAGTTGAGCAATGAATCGTTCTTGGCCAAGGCGCCAGAAAAGGTAGTAGAGGGTATCCGCGAACGTCAGCGCGTTGCGCAAGACGACTTTGATCGCATCACTGCCCGTTTGGAGGGACTTCCGAAGGCATGACAGATTCGCAACGCGGGCTCCACAACGACTATGAGTCCGACGACCACGAGCCCAATGCCCCCAAGGCCAATGACCTCGACCACCTCGAAGAAGTCAGCATGGGGGACCTTTCACTCGGAGACACCGGGTTAACACTTCCCATCGATGCAGGCCAGGGGCGATTGGACAGCGGGTTACCCTCCGGTGGCACCACCGCAACCCAAGGTGGTGAGGGTACCGGGTTGCCAGGCCCAACCGGAGCAGATGGCCCGTTGGTGGATGCCGATGGGGAGCAGGTGGTGCCCCCGCGTCCTATCACCACGGAGGACATGAAGGACCTCGCGGAGGTCGAAGCGGAACTGGACCAGCGGTGGCCGGAAACCAAGATCGATCCCACGCTGGAGCGTGTTCAGCTGCTGATGGATTTGCTGGGCAATCCCGAGCGAGCGTTTCCCGTCATCCACGTCGCCGGGACGAACGGTAAAACGTCCACTGTTCGTATGATCGAATCGCTGATGCGTGCGTTCCACCGTCGAACGGGGCGTACTACCAGCCCCCACTTGCAGATCGTTACCGAGCGCATCGCGGTCGACGGCGAACCCATCCACCCTCGTGACTACATAGCCACATGGCGCGAGATTCAGCCATACGTCGAGATGGTGGATGCCAAGAGCCAGGCTAACGGCGGGCCCAAGATGAGCAAGTTCGAAGTGCTCGTCGCGATGGCCTATTCCAGTTTCGCAGATGCCCCGGTGGACGTGGCGGTTGTGGAAACGGGTATGGGCGGCAGGTGGGATGCCACCAATGTGGTCAATGCCGACGTGGCGGTGATCACACCCATCGGGCTGGATCACATGGATTACCTCGGAGACACCATTGAGGAAATCGCTGCCGAAAAGGCGGGTATCATCAAGTCCCGCTGGGATGCTGACGACCTTCTCACCCCACCGGATAATGTCACGGTGATCGCTGAGCAAGACCCCGATGCAATGCGGGTAGTACTGGCAGAAGCCGTTGATAAGGATTCCGCGGTCGCTCGTGCCGGCAGCGAATTCGGTGTCGCTGACGCGCAGATTGCCGTCGGTGGTCAGCAGATCACGCTCAGGGGGCTGGGCGGTATGTATGAAGACATCTTCTTGCCCCTGTCCGGTGAGCATCAAGCGCGCAACGCGGCTGTGGCCCTGGCTGCTGTTGAAGCGTTCTTCGGTGCAGGTAGTGGCCGTCAGCTGGATATCGATACTGTTCGCGAGGGCTTTGCCAAGGTCACCTCACCCGGTCGCCTAGAGCGTGTGCGCTCGGCCCCCAGTGTTTTCATCGATGCCTCACACAACCCCCACGGCGCCAAGGCCTTGGCCGCCGCGGTTGCTCGGGATTTTTCTTTCCGACGCCTCGTTGGTGTCGTCGGCGTGCTTGGCGATAAAGACGCCCGAGGCATCCTTGCAGCTCTAGAACCCGTGCTCGATGAAGTTGTTATCACTCGAACGCAGTCGCCGCGGGCGCTGAATGAAGAAACCCTAGCGGAGTACGCTCGGGATGCTTTCGGGGAAGAACGGGTGCATGTCACCACCAACCTGCCCGGTGCGGTGGAGTTGGCTATCGAGCTGGCCGAAGATGACGGCGATGAAGGCATGGTCAGTGGGGCGGGGGTGCTCATCACCGGCTCGGTGGTGACAGCGGGCGAGGCCCGTACGCTATTCGGCAAGCAACCGTGCTGATCGCCTGCCCCGGTCAGCACAGCGGCTTCGGGTCCAGCGTAACGGGCACGAGGTTTTCGTTACCTCCGCACCCAGGGGGTAGCGTTAATTCCTATGCGACCCTGGGACGTGGGGTCGCGTGGCGTCGGGTGTAAAAAACCACGAGAAATCAAGGAGAAGCAGTGGCAAAAAACCGTGCTCACGATCTGCAGATGGGCCCATTTGGCCCAGGGCATGAGCCGGCGGCGGACCCGCTGAAAGGCCTACGGGGTGTGATGGCGGGTACCCACATTTTGGAGGCTCTCGTTGTCCTACTGGGGCTGACTGTGGTGACCCGGATTCACGACGGGGAATACGCGACAACATTCAACATTGTGTACGTGACCGTCGTGGGCGTGGCGATGATTGTGGCAGCTTTCCTGCAAAAGGCGAAGTTCGCTGACATCTTGAATATCGGGTTGCAGGTTTTTGCGATCGCAGGGTTTGTGGTGCACCCGTCCATTGGTGCGATGGGCCTGCTGTTCGCAGCGGTCTGGTGGTATATCTACCACCTGAAAAAGAATCTCATCGAGCGCATGAAGCGCGGGCTGTTGCCCTCCCAGCACGTGGGACCGGACGGTAAGTTCGATTCGATCAAGCCTGAGTAAGCAGTGCGGAGTACAGCACGGTAGACTTTTGGGCATGACTGAACGTACTTTGATTCTGATCAAGCCAGACGGTGTTAAGAATGGCCACGTAGGCGAGATCATCGCTCGCATCGAGCGCAAGGGCCTGAAGCTGGCTGCTTTGGACCTGCGCGTTACCGACCGGGAGACCGCAGAGAAGCACTACGCGGAGCACTCCGACAAGCCATTTTTCGGTGAGCTCGTGGACTTCATCACCTCCGCCCCGCTGGTTGCGGGCATCGTCGAGGGCGAGCGTGCAATTGAGGCATGGCGCCAGCTCGCGGGTGGCACCGACCCAGTTTCTAAGGCCACGCCGGGCACCATCCGCGGTGACTTCGCCTTGACTGTGGGCGAGAACGTTGTGCACGGTTCCGACTCTCCAGAGTCCGCTGAGCGCGAGATCGGAATCTGGTTCCCTAACCTGTAACCCACCAGCGCTTTATCCCAGCGTTGGCGAATTGACTAACCCGTCACATCCGAGCAACCCCGGAAGTGGCGGGTTTTCCATGCTTATGCGTTGCTGCACTGCTTTGGGCATACAGCAATTTCGGGCTAGCTCACCTGAGGCATTAGTGGCAGCCCCACGCTTTTCTTGAATGCCTCGCGACCCTTTTCGGTGAGCGTTACCCAGTGCACGCGGCCATCGTGGGAGCGGAGTTCCCGGATCAGCACGGCCTGGCCGGAACGTACTAGTTCATCAAGTGCGGCTTGTGTTGCGTTGGCATCCATTCCGTATTGAGCTACGGACTCGATGAGGGCATCGGTTCGAATTTGGTAACCACCGGGGACGATCTGGCTGGCGTAAAGGTACGCGCGCAGCCACTCGGCATCGTTGTGGATGTGAAGGGCGCCGTCACTATCTATGTTTTTCACTAGTGAATAATGAACCGGTCGCCACGCGGGTGAACGCATGGCGATCCACATGATTACTCCGGCGAGAGCGGCGAACACGGTGGCAAACGCCCAACTGGCGAATAATCGAGACATGTTGAGGGGGATGAACATGAGCAGCAGCACGATCACCCCCCGGCCTTCTTCTTTCCAACTCCACGGTGTGCGGGCCAGTTCTGCATCCGTTTTCATGGGGGAGTAGTCGTTACCGCGCTTGCCCTTGTGGCGCAATCTGAACCACCACACCAGTCCAATTGCCAACGCTAGAAGTAGCAGGATGAGCGCAGGTAGTGTGCCCTTCTGGGGCGAAGCGGCCGTGAATGCTGCGATCGCGGTCAATACAGCGACAGTTAGCCTGCCGCCAACGCTAGGTTGGGTAGCCGAACTGATACCGAGGAGCGTGGGTTTGTCCAAAGCCGCGGGAGAATTCATACCAGCGATCGTAACAATCGCGTTCCCGTTTCACACTGCCAACAGGCATGGTTCGCGCAGATGTATGACACAATAGAAAGCAGGTCAGCACCGTCCACAACGATGATGCGACGCAGTAGTGCCGGCCATAAAACTTAAATACACAGCTTTTACAAGGAGAATCGTGGCGAAAATCAGCCCGGAACTTGCAGCTCAGGCTGCCCAAATTAATACCGAGGAGTGGGGGGCCAAGGTGCGAGTCCACCTGCTGGCCAAGCAGCTGGGACTGCGCGCGTCCGAACTACTTCCACATATCGAATCTGCCGGTATCGAGGGCAAGAAGGTGCAGTCTTCCCTCACTAAGCAGGAAGCTGAAAGTGTTGTTGTGGCTTTGTCATCGGGGGATGACGCCACGTCGCAGCCGGAAACGCCTTCCGCGGGGAAGTCGGCGTCGAAGAAAGAAAAGGCAAACAAGCCCCAGCGGAAGAAAACGGCAACGAGGAAGAAAACTCAGGTTGCTGGTGCGAATGCTGCCGAAGCTGGCCGGGAGGACGTGGCGGACAAGCCTGAGAAGACGGAGCCGGTTTCGAAGCCTGAGACCATTGAAAAGGGTCAGGCGGAGCAGGTAGAGCCAGCCGAGCAGGCCGAACCACAGGATCAGTCAGGGCAGGAAGAGCAGAGCGAACAGACCAAGCAGGCCAAGCGGAGCAAGCGGGTCGAGCTGACCGAGCAGGCCGAACCACAGGATCAGTCAGGGCAGGAAGAGCAGAGCGAACAGACTACGCAGGCCGAGCAGAGCGAACAGACTACGCAGGCCGAGCAGACGGGTGGTGGCCAGGGTGGTGCATCGCAGCGGCGTCGTGCTCGCCGCAGGGTAGTGCGCCGCGTGATTGGACGTTCCGCAAACCAGAGCGCGCCCGCGAATGAAGGTGCCGCTGCGCAGACGGAAAACGCTGCGAGCGATAGTGCTGCTCGCGGTGGCGGTGCGGACGACAATGATGCGCAGAAAGCGGGGGCGAATCAGAGTGCTGCCAAGGATGACAAGCGAGCAGGCGCTCAGCGGCGGAAGTCTAAGAATGACCAAGCCGCTTCGACCCCTAAGCGTGTCGAGGAACTGCACCCTGCCGAGCGTGATGAATCCGACGTTGTGGATCAACCTGTTCGTCTGAAGGGGTCCACCCGTTTGGCATCTCAGCGTCAGTGGCGGCGCGAGAACCGCGAACGTACCCAGACTGTAAGTCGATCTGCGTTCTTGGCCCGTCGCGAATCCGTTGAGCGGAAGTTGGTGGTGCGTGATTCTCATCGCTCTGATCACCAAGGCCTGACTACTCAGGTTGGAGTGGTCGAAGACGGCATGCTGGTGGAACACTTCGTAACTAGTGAGACGCAGCAGTCGATGGTGGGCAACATCTACCTCGGCCGCGTACAGAACGTCCTGTCCAGCATGGAGGCCGCGTTCATCGACATTGGTACTGGCCGTAATGCTGTCCTGTATGCGGGCGAGATGAATTGGCACTCGCCCCACCTGCATTCCAAGAACCGCCGTATTGATTCGGCCTTGAAAGCGGGTGACCAGATCCTGGTGCAGGTCATTAAGGACCCAGTCGGGCATAAGGGCGCTCGGTTGAGCAACCGAGTGAGTTTCGCCGGGCGCTACTTGGTTTACTTCCCCGGAGGAACGACCGCGGGTATTTCCCGGAAGTTGCCTGAACCGGAGCGTAAGCGACTGAAAGACATCCTGGCCAATGTGATTCCCGGTGACGGCGGAGCCATTATCCGCACGGCAGCTGAGAATGTCCCTGAAGAACTAATCGGGGAGGACGTGGCACGCCTGCACTCCATCTGGGAAAAGGTCAGCAAGGAAGAAGTGAAAGCTCGCGACCGCAAGGGTGCGAAGCCGATCACGCTCTACGAAGAGCCAAACATGCTGGTCAAGGTTGTCCGTGACATCTTCAATGAGGATTTCAAGGAACTTGTCGTCGATGGCGCAAAGTCGTGGCAAGTGGTTCGTGACTATGTGTCACGCATGGCACCTGACTTGCAAGGTCGGCTCATCAAGTGGAATCCCGATAGGCACGAAGGCGAAGATGTTTTCGCCGCGATGAACCTAGACGAGCAGCTGACGAAGGCGCTGTCGCGGAAGGTATGGCTGCCATCCGGTGGGCACCTCATCATTGATCCGACCGAGGCCATGACGGTCATTGACGTTAACACGGGATCGTTTGTCGGCTCCGGTGGAAACCTCGAGGAAACGGTTACTCAGAACAACCTTGAAGCGGCCGAAGAGATCGTTCGCCAGATGCGCTTGCGTGACCTGGGCGGCATGATTGTCGTGGATTTCATCGACATGGTATTGGAAGAAAACCGGGACCTCGTGCTGCGTCGTCTGACCGAGTACCTTGGCCGGGACCGTACCCGTCACAAGGTCAGTGAAGTGACGTCGCTGGGCTTGGTGCAGATGACCCGTAAGCGTTTAGGTACCGGTTTGCTGGAGACCTTCTCCACGATCTGTACCGAATGCGACGGTCGCGGTGTGATCTTGCACGCTGATCCTGTGGAGCATGAGGAGGAAGAAGCGCCACGCCGCGATCACGGCCACCGGAAGGAACGCCAGCAAGCGCGACGTCAACAAGTCATGCGTGAAGGTACGGGCAAGCCACGTCGCGATGAATCCTCCCGTCGTGGTGACAAAGCACACCGTGACAACAACCAAGCTGGGTCCAGCTCGACTGAGGTGGGATCGCCCGCTGAGTTGGCATCTTCTGCGGAGCAGACCGAGTCGCGCAGTCACGATAAGGCCACATCTACCCGTCGAGTGCGCCGCCGTCGCGTTGTGCGTAGCGTGACGGGATCGCAGCCCGATACCGATGCGCGCAACGTTGATGAGGGCCTGACCCATCGTCGTCGCACCAAGGGCAACAACCTAGCCGATGACGGACAGGCAAAGACTAACCGTCGCCGGCGTGCAAATGACGTGGCTATCGACGACATCGCAGCATCCGCCTTGCGCAATGCAAAAGCTGAGGATCCAGATGAGCCATCGGGTGCTGACTACATGCCCAACGATGCGCATGGTGATGAGAGGGCTTCTCAGCGCATCGCGCGGAATAACCGAGGCAACCGGGGCAACCGCGATTACCGGGACAACCGAGGCAACCAGGGCAACCGCGATAACCGGGACAGCCGCGATAACCA containing:
- a CDS encoding helix-turn-helix domain-containing protein → MMSYTPDPAVVAAFDLIANHRYSALHAAQATGCTDRALRDYITSQGARLARGRGGGLATHKTATQMMVMFLACAGRSDHDIAARTGVHPVTVYRWVHNSVMPVSRPSVSSTSNRDQPIVLSVDPVVVNYQPATVKVGRGMRLTAFDRVYIKFCLDQSYSIRRTARQLGRHPSVISREVTRNSIDGVYHPLIAQQRSIDAAKRPKPRKLDAHTTLRRIVIRLLEPAGLTETYCS
- a CDS encoding alpha/beta hydrolase gives rise to the protein MTNSGANSHKQFPESADTPSVPRYAQAPRAQTLPQYDLFTRAMAVGSRAMTALPAPLLKLAGTRTNRDGNVLDSDIALTLKVLGIIHSKQYWEVTIDEARQMIDDEAFMGAGNTLPVGSVTEHDVRGVRVRHYRPQGAESPDRAQATVVYFHGGGWTLGSLDSHDSTCRWICNRAEVAVLSVDYRLAPEHRFPAGFDDAYAVVDAAMSTGEIAGVDSQRIAVAGDSAGGNFAAAVCLRRRDEKKPQPALQVLIVPVTNLAQPRSESYHEFSEGLFLTSEQMDWYEKQYLGPDGDRQNPYVSPLLAADVAGVAPANVAVAGFDPLRDEGEAYARRLAEHGVPVTLRRHAGLVHPFANSTGIWSGARRAMDEAVGAIRFALQV
- a CDS encoding valine--tRNA ligase encodes the protein MRGTIGPDRSGALPKAWDPSIVETTLYNGWVEAGYFTADTSSDKPPFSIVLPPPNVTGQLHMGHALDHTLMDAMARRKRMQGYEVLWLPGSDHAGIATQTKVEATLKETEGKDRFDYGREEFIERVWKWKYQYGDVISSQMRAVGDSVDWSRERFTLDDGLSRAVQTMFKELYDKGLIYRANRMVNWSPVLQTAISDIEVVYSDDEGELVSIRYGSLDDNEPHVVVATTRVETMLGDVAVAVHPDDERYADMVGTSLPHPFLPDRQMVIVADDYVDPEFGTGAVKITPAHDPNDFALGQRHNLPMPIVMNETGHIADTGTEFDGMDRYEAREKIRLALEEQGRIVERKFPYIHSVGHSERSHEAIEPRLSLQWWVKVDELAKMAGDAIRSGDTVIHPKSQEPRWFDWVDDMHDWCISRQLWWGHRIPIWYGPDGEIVCCGPDDEPPTGEGWTQDEDVLDTWFSSGLWPFSTMGWPEKTPELEKFYPTSVLVTGYDILFFWVARMMMFATFADSLGTSVLGETNGGEGHATRTDGAVANADHGDRPQIPFKDVFLHGLVRDEKGRKMSKSLGNGIDPMDWVRDYGADALRFTLARGANPGSDLPVGEDSAQSSRNFATKLFNATKFALMNGAQVGQLPAREELTDADRWILDRLEQVRALVDDALDRYEFSLANENLYKFAWGELCDWYLEIAKVQIPRDWDVATADEVQRGINTQLVLGRVLDAVLRLLHPAMPFVTETLWKSLTNGAEGYPASLVIAPWPGQELTNGGAEADHVAARRIDDMVKLVTELRRFRSDQGVKPTQKVPARMDFAAADLAELEPATRSLVKLQQPAEDFRATASIEVRLSQATITVELDTSGTVDIAAERKRLEKDLAAAQKELDNAAKKLSNESFLAKAPEKVVEGIRERQRVAQDDFDRITARLEGLPKA
- the folC gene encoding bifunctional tetrahydrofolate synthase/dihydrofolate synthase translates to MTDSQRGLHNDYESDDHEPNAPKANDLDHLEEVSMGDLSLGDTGLTLPIDAGQGRLDSGLPSGGTTATQGGEGTGLPGPTGADGPLVDADGEQVVPPRPITTEDMKDLAEVEAELDQRWPETKIDPTLERVQLLMDLLGNPERAFPVIHVAGTNGKTSTVRMIESLMRAFHRRTGRTTSPHLQIVTERIAVDGEPIHPRDYIATWREIQPYVEMVDAKSQANGGPKMSKFEVLVAMAYSSFADAPVDVAVVETGMGGRWDATNVVNADVAVITPIGLDHMDYLGDTIEEIAAEKAGIIKSRWDADDLLTPPDNVTVIAEQDPDAMRVVLAEAVDKDSAVARAGSEFGVADAQIAVGGQQITLRGLGGMYEDIFLPLSGEHQARNAAVALAAVEAFFGAGSGRQLDIDTVREGFAKVTSPGRLERVRSAPSVFIDASHNPHGAKALAAAVARDFSFRRLVGVVGVLGDKDARGILAALEPVLDEVVITRTQSPRALNEETLAEYARDAFGEERVHVTTNLPGAVELAIELAEDDGDEGMVSGAGVLITGSVVTAGEARTLFGKQPC
- a CDS encoding DUF4233 domain-containing protein, coding for MAKNRAHDLQMGPFGPGHEPAADPLKGLRGVMAGTHILEALVVLLGLTVVTRIHDGEYATTFNIVYVTVVGVAMIVAAFLQKAKFADILNIGLQVFAIAGFVVHPSIGAMGLLFAAVWWYIYHLKKNLIERMKRGLLPSQHVGPDGKFDSIKPE
- the ndk gene encoding nucleoside-diphosphate kinase yields the protein MTERTLILIKPDGVKNGHVGEIIARIERKGLKLAALDLRVTDRETAEKHYAEHSDKPFFGELVDFITSAPLVAGIVEGERAIEAWRQLAGGTDPVSKATPGTIRGDFALTVGENVVHGSDSPESAEREIGIWFPNL